The window CCGCGATCTCGTCGCGGGGCCGGCCCGCGACATCCCGCAGCGTCCGAAGCCCGGCTTCGTCGAGCGCGCGCAGGGCAGGCTTCGCCAGCCCCGTCGGAAGATCACTGCCCGGCAGCGGTC of the Microbacterium invictum genome contains:
- a CDS encoding helix-turn-helix domain-containing protein yields the protein MPGSDLPTGLAKPALRALDEAGLRTLRDVAGRPRDEIAALHGVGPRRVSRARRRARRGGAALRELRRVSY